ACGGAGACGAAGACGCGCATCCTGGCGGGAGGCGTGAGCACCACCCGGCAGCAGATGTTGCGCCTCGACCGGGGCCAGCGTGGGGTTCTGTCGCCGCGGATGCGCAAGGCCTTGGCGAAGCAGGTCGAAGCCTCGGCGCGAGACGCGGACGCGGTGGTGGTGTCTGACTACGGCGCGGGCGTGCTGTGCGAAGAGGTTCGCGACGTGTTGCGCCGCCTGGCCGCGGCCGGCCTGCCCGTGTGTGTGGACAGCCGCTATGCGCTGTCCTCCTTCTCGGGGCTGACGGTGTGCAAGCCCAATGAGCCGGAGCTCGAGGCGCTCGCGGGACGTCCGGTGCGAACGCATGAGGACCTCCTGGAAGCCGGTCACGCCGCCTTGAAGCGGTTGGAGTGTCGCGCGCTCCTGGTGACGCGAGGCCGTCACGGCATGGCGCTCTTCGACGCGGACGGCGGCGTGGACCTCATCCCCGTCCATGGCGCGAAGGCCGCTGTGGACGTGACGGGCGCGGGCGACACGGTGATTGCGACGTTCGCGCTGGCGTTGGCCGCGAAGGCGTCGCTGGGAGAGGCGGCGCGGTTGGCGAACGTCGCGGGCTCGCTGGTCGTGCAGAAGCCGGGGACGGCGACGGTGTCCCGTGACGAACTGGTCGACGAGCTGCGGAGCACGCGATGAACACCCTGGAGAAGATTCAACCGCTCGCCCAGGTGGCGGAAGAGCGCGAGCGTTGGCGCGCCGAGGGCCGAACGGTGGCCCTGGCCAACGGCGTGTTCGACCTGCTGCACGTGGGCCATGTCCGTTACCTGGAAGGGGCGCGGGCCTTGGCGGATGTCCTCGTGGTGGCGGTGAACTCGGACGCGTCCACCAGGGCCTACAAGGGCCCGGGGCGTCCGTACATCCCGGAGGGGGAGCGGGCGGAGCTGGTCGCGGCGCTTGCCTGCACCGACCGGGTCATCGTGTTCGACGAGTCCAACGTGCGCGTCATCATCCGGGCGTTGAAGCCGGATGTTCACGTGAAGGGCACGGACTACACGCCCGACAGCATCCCCGAGGCAGACGAAGTCCGGGCCTATGGTGGGCGGACGGCGGTCTCAGGTGACCCGAAGGACCACAGCACCACGGACCTCGCCCGGCGTCTGGGGCGTGAGGGCACGGGGTAGGCGTGCCGCCCCTCCCTCCGGTGGTGTTGGACGTCCTGGGGTGTCCTCACTGCAAGGGGGCGCTCGATGAGATGGGAGCGCAAGTCGCCTGTCCACGCTGTGGGCTGAGCTGGCCCGTGGAGGACGGCATCCCCAGACTGACGCCGGAGCGTGCGGTGGCCGTGACGCCGTTGACCGGAGCGTGAGGCCCCCGGCTTCGGAGGTCACGCCAGGTTCAATGCGAACGCACGGGCCTCGTCCGCGGCGCGTTCCTCGAGGGCCTGGCCCCCCGCTCCATCCACCAGCGAGGTGAGGTCCACCATCCGGTGGGGGGCGTAGGCGTGGCCCCAGCGCTCCATGTCCATCCGGAGGAAGAAGGCCAGCGTCGGCGCTCCCGCGGCGACGGAGAGGTGCATGGGGCCGGTGTTGTTGCAGACCGTGAGGCCGGCCGCGCGCATCAGCGCCGCCAGTTCATCAAGGTTGGTCGCGGGGGCGAACTCCGAGCCAGGGGCTGCGTCCACCACGCTGCGCGCGAGGGCCTCTTCACCGGGGCCCCAGGTGACAATCGGAGTGCGGCCTTGTTCCACGAGTGCACGTGCGGCGGCCGCGAAGGCCATGGGCGGAATGCGCCGCGGCCCCAGGCGTCCACCGGGATTGATGACGGCGAGGCGCTTGCCGGCATTCGCATCCAGATACGCGCGGATGGCCGGGCCCACCGCGGGCTCCCGGAACGACAGTCCCCTCGCCACGGCCCCCTGCGTGAGCGGGGTCAGCAGGTGCGTCCGCTGGATGGCCTCGTTCCGGGTCTCCGTCAGCGAGGGGACGGGTAGGGAATGCAGGCGCGATACAGGCCAGAGGTCCGGCCCGATGACCACGGCCTTCGGCCCGGCGAGCCGGGACACGAGCGCGCTCGTGACGGAAGGGGACTCCCAGTTGGCGCAGTCGACCACCACGTCGTACTGGGCGCGCCGCAGCGCGGCGATACCGGGTGCCAGCGGCCCCATCCAGATTCGGCGTCGGTCAAAGGGAATGACGACGTCCGCATCGGGATGCCCGGTCAGGACGCGAGCGACCTTGGCATGTACGAGGACATGCACCTCGGGCGCGGGATGCAGGTGCGCCTTGAGGGTCCGCATGAGCGGGGTGGTGAGGAGTGCCTCGCCCACCCGGTTGTCGGGCCGAACCAGCAAGACCTTGCGAGGAACAGGGAGACGGGTGCCCGCGGCACGTCGACGACCCGGGCGCCACAGGAGGGCGGACGCCACGAGCGCCAGTGCCAGCTTCGCCCACAACTCGAGCCGCTTGTGCCAGGACATCTCGCGGCGGGACCCTACACAGAACTATGGGCTGTGCAAGCGCGCGGCTTGACCTCGGACCGGAAAGCCCCTAGCAACCGCCCAATGTTGAAGAGCATGACCGGGTTTGGCGCGGGCCGCGCGCGGGTGGGGGACGAGGAAGTCTCCGTCGAGCTGCGCTCCCTCAACCACAAGTTCTGTGAGGTGAAGGCACGCCTCCCCCGAGAGATGGCGTCGTTGGAGCCGGGGGTGACCAAGCAGGTGAAGGACCGGCTCGCCCGGGGCTCCGTGGAGCTCCTGGTGAAGCGGCAGGCGCCCACCGCCTCGGGGACGGTCCCCACGGTGGACCTGGGACTGGCGCGCGAGTACGTGCGGGCGTTCCGCGAGCTGGCCAGCGAACTGGGCCTCTCGACCGACATCGCCTGGTCCCAGGTGGCGAACCAGCCGGGCGTCGTCCGTCTGGAGGAGAAGGGCGTCGACCTGGAGTCCGCGTCCCAGGCGCTGCAGGCCGCGCTGGAGCAGGCCCTCACGGCGCTGGAGAAGATGCGCGGCGTCGAAGGCGAGGCCATCTACGCGGACCTCGATGCGCGCATGAAGCTCCTGGAGGGGTGGAGCCAGGACGTGGCGAAGCTCGCGCCCAAGGCCGTGCAGGAGTACCAGCAGCGCCTGACGGACCGGATCGCCGAACTGGCCAGTGGCGTCGCGGTGGATCCGCAGCGGCTGGCCCAGGAAGTGGCGCTCTTCGCCGAGCGCACGGACATCGCCGAAGAGGTGACGCGCCTGGCGAGCCACCTGGAGCAGTTCCGGGTCCTCATGGCCAGCACGGAGCCCACGGGCCGCCGAATGGATTTCCTCGTGCAGGAGATGCACCGCGAGGTGAACACGACCGGTTCCAAGAGCCAGCACGCGGAAATCTCCGTGCGCGTGGTCTCGATGAAGGCCGAGGTCGAGCGCATCCGCGAACAGGTGCAGAACATCGAATGAACGCGAATATCGTGCTCCCACCGGGTTTGTTGCTCGTCCTCTCCGCGCCCTCTGGGGCGGGGAAGACCACCCTCGCGCACCGGCTCATCAAGGAGACGCCGGAATCCGTCTTCTCCATCAGCGTCACCACCCGGCGACCCCGGGGGAAGGAGCGCGATGGGGTGGACTACAACTTCGTCGATGTCGCGACCTTCCAGTCGAAGATCGAGCGCGGCGAGTTCGTCGAGTGGGCGGACGTCCATGGCCACTTCTACGGAAGCCCCCAGTCGGTAGTGGATGAGGCCCGCTCCCGGAAGAGCGTGGCCATCTTCGACATCGACGTTCAGGGCGGGCAGGCCATCAAGCGCAAGCACTCGGATGCGGTGACCATCTTCGTGCTGCCTCCCTCCATGGATGAGCTCGAGCGGCGCCTTCGGGCTCGGCAGACGGACTCGGATGAGACGATCCGGCGCCGCATGCTGGCCGCCCGTTCCGAAATGGAGCGAGGGATCGCTTCCTACGACTACGTGGTCGTCAATGACGACCTGGAGCGCGCCTACAGCGAGCTTCGCTCGGTCGTGGTGGCGGAGCGGTGCCGGCGGGGCCGGGTCGACGTGTCGAAGCTGGGCCTCGGCGTCTGAGGGCCGCGCGAGAAGTGCTCGAAATCAAACTTCTTGCGCTGCCTGATCTCTTGGTGGATAAGCGATCCACCTCGCCACGTTGCGCGGGCGTCATACAGGCGCCCACCGGAACGGGGCTGGGCCTCACGCAGTCCGCCCGAAATGGGTGGGGAATCAGCGCGATGAGGCCCTCGGTTCTCTGATTTGAATCGAATATGACCACGGGCCATGCCCGAGTGTCTCTCGCTGTCCGAAGAGGCCTCGCCTGGCTCGGGGATCCTGGAAGAGTTCGCGACCACGAGGTCGAAACTTCCAGTGATCCGCATGACGGTCGGCCGAAAGGGCAGTGAGCCAGCGGGCGGTGGGTAGGGGAGTGGGAGCCATCTCAATGGGAGATGGAGCGGTGGTAGATCGGTCGACAGTCGGGAGCGCGACGCTCCAGGCGGTCAGCAGGAAGCGCGGTGATAGAAGCCGCGCCCCTCGCGAAGAAGCCCACGCACTGGCGTGGAAGGCACTTCGAGCGAGATGCAGGACGAAAATACGGAATACGGCGGTCAACGCAGCGAGTTGATAGGAAACGCGGTGGTGGTAGAAGCCGCGCCCCCGACGAAGAAGCCCGGAAGAAAGGGCGGACGAGTCGAGGGAGTCAACGAGAAGCAGCGGTTGACAGGGCGGGCGGCGAAGCGGTAGAAGCCGCGCCCCTCCAGAAGAAAACAGCGGAAGCCACTGGGCGGCGCTGAGGACTTCGGGAAGCCAGCAGGACGGTGAAAAAGAAGCAGCTTGACAGAAGACGCCGGACTGAAATAGAAGCTGACGCCCCGCCGGACGAAAAGACGGCGAGGCAGCAACGAAGAAAACGGTAGCAAGAAGTCGCGGGAAGTACAAGCGACTCGGTCTTTGAAAACCAAATAGCAAGCCCAAGAAGAAGCTAGATTGCGGAAACCGCAGTCAATTTCTTAAGACGGTGCCAGCCAGGTCGCGCTGCGAAGCGCAGCCGGCAGCACTGTAACGAATCAGCGAGTTTCAGGTTCCTTAGCCGGGCCTGAGACTGACGCCGGTTCAATTCTTCAAAAATTCAATTGGAGAGTTTGATCCTGGCTCAGAACGAACGCTGGCGGCGTGCCTAACACATGCAAGTCGAGCGCGAATAGGGGCAACCCTTAGTAGAGCGGCGCACGGGTGCGTAACACGTGGATAATCTGCCTGGATGCTCGGGATAACCAGTCGAAAGATTGGCTAATACCGGATAAGCCCACGGTTTCTTCGGAGACTGAGGGAAAAGGTGGCCTCTGTATACAAGCTATCACAACCAGATGAGTCCGCGGCCCATCAGCTAGTTGGCGGGGTAATGGCCCACCAAGGCGACGACGGGTAGCTGGTCTGAGAGGACGATCAGCCACACTGGAACTGAGACACGGTCCAGACTCCTACGGGAGGCAGCAGTGGGGAATTTTGCGCAATGGGCGAAAGCCTGACGCAGCAACGCCGCGTGTGTGATGAAGGTCTTTGGATTGTAAAGCACTTTCGACCGAGAAGAAAACCCGTTGGCTAACATCCAACGGCTTGACGGTATCGGGAGAAGAAGCACCGGCTAACTCTGTGCCAGCAGCCGCGGTAATACAGAGGGTGCAAGCGTTGTTCGGAATTATTGGGCGTAAAGCGCGTGTAGGCGGCGTGACAAGTCGGGTGTGAAAGCCCTCAGCTCAACTGAGGAAGTGCGCCCGAAACTGTCGTGCTTGAGTGCCGGAGAGGGTGGCGGAATTCCCCAAGTAGAGGTGAAATTCGTAGATATGGGGAGGAACACCGGTGGCGAAGGCGGCCACCTGGACGGTAACTGACGCTGAGACGCGAAAGCGTGGGGAGCAAACAGGATTAGATACCCTGGTAGTCCACGCCGTAAACGATGAGAACTAGGTGTCGTGGGAGTTGACCCCCGCGGTGCCGAAGCTAACGCATTAAGTTCTCCGCCTGGGAAGTACGGTCGCAAGACTAAAACTCAAAGGAATTGACGGGGGCCCGCACAAGCGGTGGAGCATGTGGTTTAATTCGACGCAACGCGCAGAACCTTACCTGGTCTTGACATCCTCAGAATCCTTCAGAGATGAGGGAGTGCCCGCAAGGGAACTGAGAGACAGGTGCTGCATGGCTGTCGTCAGCTCGTGTCGTGAGATGTTGGGTTAAGTCCCGCAACGAGCGCAACCCTCGCCTTTAGTTGCCACGCAAGTGGATCTCTAGAGGGACTGCCGGTGTTAAACCGGAGGAAGGTGGGGATGACGTCAAGTCCTCATGGCCTTTATGACCAGGGCTACACACGTGCTACAATGGCCGGTACAGAGCGTTGCCAACCCGCGAGGGGGAGCTAATCGCATAAAACCGGTCTCAGTTCAGATTGGAGTCTGCAACTCGACTCCATGAAGGCGGAATCGCTAGTAATCGCAGATCAGCACGCTGCGGTGAATACGTTCCCGGGCCTTGTACACACCGCCCGTCACACCATGGGAGTCGATTGCTCCAGAAGTCATCTCACCAAGAGGTGCCCAAGGAGTGGTCGGTAACTGGGGTGAAGTCGTAACAAGGTAGCCGTAGGGGAACCTGCGGCTGGATCACCTCCTTTCTAAGGAGACCGGGCATCGGACAGCGTCTTTGGACGCAGTAGGCGATGCCAGCGACTCTTCGAGTCGCGTCAGGTCAACCAGGTCAACGTTTCCGAATAACAATCTAGCTGAAAACTTAGGGCTTGCTGTTTGGTTTTGAAGGACTGAGTCTTTGACTCGGCTCTTTGAGAATGAAGGACGCTGTAGGGTTTGCCGACGCGGTAGCCCCCTGGGCCTATAGCTCAGCTGGCTAGAGCGCGCGCCTGATAAGCGCGAGGTCGGTGGTTCA
This genomic window from Myxococcus hansupus contains:
- a CDS encoding bifunctional heptose 7-phosphate kinase/heptose 1-phosphate adenyltransferase — encoded protein: MAAVPPVRQMPALSRLPSAFSRRKVLLVGDLVADHYIYGQTDRVSREAPVLIVRYESAEVKLGGGANVAANVRALSGQVTAVGALGQDDMGKELRRLFKASGIALNAVSGRDIETETKTRILAGGVSTTRQQMLRLDRGQRGVLSPRMRKALAKQVEASARDADAVVVSDYGAGVLCEEVRDVLRRLAAAGLPVCVDSRYALSSFSGLTVCKPNEPELEALAGRPVRTHEDLLEAGHAALKRLECRALLVTRGRHGMALFDADGGVDLIPVHGAKAAVDVTGAGDTVIATFALALAAKASLGEAARLANVAGSLVVQKPGTATVSRDELVDELRSTR
- a CDS encoding adenylyltransferase/cytidyltransferase family protein; the encoded protein is MNTLEKIQPLAQVAEERERWRAEGRTVALANGVFDLLHVGHVRYLEGARALADVLVVAVNSDASTRAYKGPGRPYIPEGERAELVAALACTDRVIVFDESNVRVIIRALKPDVHVKGTDYTPDSIPEADEVRAYGGRTAVSGDPKDHSTTDLARRLGREGTG
- a CDS encoding Trm112 family protein encodes the protein MLDVLGCPHCKGALDEMGAQVACPRCGLSWPVEDGIPRLTPERAVAVTPLTGA
- a CDS encoding glycosyltransferase family 9 protein is translated as MSWHKRLELWAKLALALVASALLWRPGRRRAAGTRLPVPRKVLLVRPDNRVGEALLTTPLMRTLKAHLHPAPEVHVLVHAKVARVLTGHPDADVVIPFDRRRIWMGPLAPGIAALRRAQYDVVVDCANWESPSVTSALVSRLAGPKAVVIGPDLWPVSRLHSLPVPSLTETRNEAIQRTHLLTPLTQGAVARGLSFREPAVGPAIRAYLDANAGKRLAVINPGGRLGPRRIPPMAFAAAARALVEQGRTPIVTWGPGEEALARSVVDAAPGSEFAPATNLDELAALMRAAGLTVCNNTGPMHLSVAAGAPTLAFFLRMDMERWGHAYAPHRMVDLTSLVDGAGGQALEERAADEARAFALNLA
- a CDS encoding YicC/YloC family endoribonuclease; this encodes MLKSMTGFGAGRARVGDEEVSVELRSLNHKFCEVKARLPREMASLEPGVTKQVKDRLARGSVELLVKRQAPTASGTVPTVDLGLAREYVRAFRELASELGLSTDIAWSQVANQPGVVRLEEKGVDLESASQALQAALEQALTALEKMRGVEGEAIYADLDARMKLLEGWSQDVAKLAPKAVQEYQQRLTDRIAELASGVAVDPQRLAQEVALFAERTDIAEEVTRLASHLEQFRVLMASTEPTGRRMDFLVQEMHREVNTTGSKSQHAEISVRVVSMKAEVERIREQVQNIE
- the gmk gene encoding guanylate kinase, translated to MNANIVLPPGLLLVLSAPSGAGKTTLAHRLIKETPESVFSISVTTRRPRGKERDGVDYNFVDVATFQSKIERGEFVEWADVHGHFYGSPQSVVDEARSRKSVAIFDIDVQGGQAIKRKHSDAVTIFVLPPSMDELERRLRARQTDSDETIRRRMLAARSEMERGIASYDYVVVNDDLERAYSELRSVVVAERCRRGRVDVSKLGLGV